CACAATCTATGCGCTATCCGGAGACGAAGAAGGTCGATGTGGTAGACGACTATCACGGCACTCTCGTGCCTGACCCTTACCGCTGGCTGGAAGATACCGACTCTTCCGAAACAAAGGCGTGGATTGATGCACAAAACGCTCTGACACTGCCCTACTTGCGCAACCTGCCTCATCGCGAACCGCTACAACGCATCCTCACCCGACGATGGAACTACGCGCGGTATGGCATCCCGTTCAAACGGGGCAGGCGCTACTTCTATTTTAAGAACGACGGGCTACAGAATCAGTCTGTGCTCTACTGGCAGCCGACACTGAAGGGCAAACCGCGTGTGTTGCTCGACCCGAACCTGCTCTCACCCGATGGCACGGTATCGGTCTTCAGCGTATCCGTCTCGGACAATGGGCGCTGGCTCGCCTACGGATTGTCGGATGCTGGCTCCGATTGGCAAACAATCCGCGTGCGGTCGGTGGAAACGGGAGAGGACCTGCCTGACGAGCTGCGCTGGGTAAAGTTCTCCAGCATCGCATGGACAAAGGATGGTAAGGGCTTTTTCTACTGCCGCTATCCCGAACCGCCCAAGAACTCTAACCCGATGTGGCATCCCAACCTGAATCAGAAGGTCTACTATCACCGGCTCGGCACGCCGCAATCGCAAGACCTGCTCATCCTGGAACGACCGGACCAGCCTGAATGGCGGTTCTCCATCGTGGTGAGTGAGGATGGACGATACGCCGTGGTGGGGGTTACCGAAGCCGGACCTAAAAACCTGGTCTATGTGATCGACCTGCAGCGTCCGAACCAGCCCCAGGTGCAGGCTCCGGCGCAACCTTTGATAGACCGTTTTGAAGCATCCTATCAGTTTTTAGGCAACGATGGCACGCTCTTCTACTTCCGCACCGACCTCGATGCACCGCGTGGCAAGGTCATCGCCATTGACCTGCGTCAGCCCGACAGGACACACTGGAAGCAAATCCTGCCTGAAGGCGAAGACACTTTGCAGGCAGTGACGCTTATGGGCAAACAGATGGCGGTGGTTACCCTGCACAACGCGACCAGCAGGGTACAAATCTACACCCTCAAGGGCGATTTCGTGAAAGAAATCCCTCTGCCCACACTGGGCACGTGCAGCGGCTTTGTCGGCAGACGCAATCAGGACGAGTTCTTCTACGGATTTACCTCGTTTGTGTATCCTTACACTATCTACCGGTACGATGCCCGCACTGGCGAAAGCACCGTCTTTCACGCACCTCACATAGAGGG
The Bacillota bacterium genome window above contains:
- a CDS encoding prolyl oligopeptidase family serine peptidase, which translates into the protein MRYPETKKVDVVDDYHGTLVPDPYRWLEDTDSSETKAWIDAQNALTLPYLRNLPHREPLQRILTRRWNYARYGIPFKRGRRYFYFKNDGLQNQSVLYWQPTLKGKPRVLLDPNLLSPDGTVSVFSVSVSDNGRWLAYGLSDAGSDWQTIRVRSVETGEDLPDELRWVKFSSIAWTKDGKGFFYCRYPEPPKNSNPMWHPNLNQKVYYHRLGTPQSQDLLILERPDQPEWRFSIVVSEDGRYAVVGVTEAGPKNLVYVIDLQRPNQPQVQAPAQPLIDRFEASYQFLGNDGTLFYFRTDLDAPRGKVIAIDLRQPDRTHWKQILPEGEDTLQAVTLMGKQMAVVTLHNATSRVQIYTLKGDFVKEIPLPTLGTCSGFVGRRNQDEFFYGFTSFVYPYTIYRYDARTGESTVFHAPHIEGLEPIQYETKQVWYRSKDGTRVPMFITHRKGLQLNGENPVLLTGYGGFNISITPHFSVSNLVWLEQGGVLAVPNLRGGGEFGEEWHQAGTKERKQNVFDDFIAAAEYLIDRRYTSPRKLAIRGGSNGGLLVGAVMCQRPDLFAVALPAVGVMDMLRYHKFTIGSAWKEDYGTSDDPQMFRALYAYSPLHNLKPGVRYPATLITTGDHDDRVMPAHSFKFAARLQEVQAGDAPVLIRIQTRVGHGAGKPTSLVIEEEADVLAFAMYHLGMEVPKE